The genomic region CTTGCCCAAATCATCAACTGGTAATGGACAGTATTCCGGCCGACGCACATACCCGGGAGGTGTTTTACGTTGGCGGCGAATATGTTGATGACGGCACCGGCAATGAGACGGTATACGGGCAGGTGTATGTCGAGCACCTCGTCCCAGTCCGTAAACCCCTTCAGAAATACCCCATAATCTTCATCCCTGGAAGCAGTCGCACAGGCATTGTAGGTCACATCGTCCGGGCCAACCTTGATTCACCCCAACtaacccaccacccaggacttcctcaccaccccagccaacaacgacaacaacaccaactcgCCCACCCAACAAAGCTGGTCCTCCcacttcctctctctctcccacgAGCTCTACCTCATCGACCCCCCCTTCCGCGGCCGCTCCCCCTggcacccccccacccacctctcctcctcctcctccccctccccatacCTCACCTTCGGCGCggcccccctccaaaaagcCTGGGccaccccgccctcctccacccaatGGCCCGACAGCCCCCCCGCAGGCAAAGGCTCCCCCGCCTTCGACCACGTCATGAGGTCGACCCACCCGCAGCTCGCCAACCTGGCAGAAGAGCAATCCGTCGCCCAAAAGTCTCTGGCGGCCCTCCTGGACAAAATCGGCAAGcccgccatcctcctggCTCACAGCATGGGCTGCAAGATAGCCTGGCTGCTCGCCGACGCGCGGCCGGGGCTGGTGAGGGCGATTGTGGCCGTGGAGCCTGCCGGGCCGGCGTTTcagatgagggggatgggggggttgaggaaggagccGACGGTGTTTGGGCTGAccgaggtgaggttggggtttgagcctgcggttggggaggggggggaggggttgaggaggcggttggtcaagccgggggaggaggggctgttGGAGTGTTGGCTtcaggatgatggggaagctggggaggtgaggaagctGGTGAATTTGAGaagggtggaggtgttggtcgtgacgggggaggggtcgcCTCATAGGGGGTATGACTGGGGGACGGTGGAGTTTTTGAGGCAggctggggtggagggggtaGAGCATTTAGTGCTGAGGGGAGAGGCCGGAGGGGttctggggagagggggaggggggaacgGACAtatgatgatgttggagaggaatAGGGGGCggattggggaggttttgggcgactgggttgggaggagggagtgagggttggtggtcatTGATGTAAGGGGCTCTATGATACGACGCTGCGTCTACATATTTTCGCTACATAAAGGCATGTGCTGGGGATACTGAGCCTCCAAATACCCCAAGATCAGATGGCCTAGAGACATATCGCCAATCCACAAACTGCAACCACCTACAGCGTCAAAGGGACCCAACTACGTACCGTACCTATTTACAGCCCCATGTACCAATGCTCAGTCACGCAAACCCAAAGATAGGGGTCTACAAAATGGTCACCATGTCAACCACCTCATCCCGATCCTTATTTACATGCAGGGGTTGCTGcatcaaccctaaccctcgtTTAAGGACAGTCTGATCAACTTCACGAACATTACAAGCTAAATAGGTCAAAATCCTCAAAACAAACCCAAGcaaataaatattattaacaaacaaaccccaaGTTCCTATGTCTCTTTCCCACCTTTCCCAcggaaaacaaaagaaatcaAAAAGTCCGAGGTCTCTGTCTTGGATAAGCATCGGATTTCATGCAGTGCTTCAGCTTGTTTGGGAAACCAGCGCGAAAACGAGAAACGCGTGGGACATACTTTGCTGCGCGTCTGAGTATTTCAGATGGATAACGTacaaaaacatcaaaaaacGAAAACACGGAATCTTTGATGATCAATACATAACTATCTGGTGCTTTGTTGACTACCTTACCCGGATTACCTAGATCGCGAGCCAAGAGTAGAGCCTTGTGAGGCTGCGGTTGGCGGTGCTGTGCTGTTGACTTGGCTTTTGGCTCGGTCTGGTAGAGGTGTGAATGCGGTGTAATCACGTTGGTACCTAATTTTTAGGGTTGAATCGCTGATGAAAGTGTGGGCTTTCTTGAGGTTTGGAAAGGGTACCTAGGTTTATAGCGTTGATAATTGGTCCTATCGACAGGGATATCCAGCGCGTGGGACTTGTTGTTTGAAGAGATGGGTCGTCTTGAAGAGAGGAATGTCGAGAgagtgaggaagaggggtgAACGAGCAGGGTCGCAAGCTGAACTGGACCCctgttgttgaaggtgaCGGCAATTGGCTCGCTAGCCTGCGTCTTGATTGACAGGGTTGACATGGTCTGGGCATTGGGCAGCGGTTTTgtttgggctgggctggggttTCTATGTTGCTTGGGGCCGATCAAAAAAAGATTACCGGGATTGGAGGGAGCAGGTGGTAGTATCAACTTGTATGTATGAATACGGTAGGTGCCTGACTGGGCCACATGCAGCCACCCGCAACGCAACGGGCAGGAAAACGACGACGGCCTCGAACGGATGGGGAATGCCTGGCGAGTTGCGGCTGTGAGTTGCTGCAGACGCCTCTTTCGTTAGCGCCATGCGTCGTGGTCCCAGTTACACTCACATCCAGACCGCCGGGTTCTGTTTGGTCCTTCTTTCGAGGGTGGCTGTTTCTGCTTGGCTTACATGGAGGCCAGCCGCAATACGGAAATTCTCCAAATGCGGCGAGGATGCTGTTGTCCGTGTCTGGACTGCTTCCTTGAGTTAAAGATGGCGACATCCCCGGAGCTGCGTTCCAgcttttgtttctgttttGACCCTGGATTGAAGAGTTCTCCAAACCCAACATGGCCGTCCAAAGTCTTCGCCGGCTGGCCGCCGCCTCGGTTTGGCTTCCTGCTGGTGTTTACTCACACATTGCGGGGACTGAGCGATTCAACCCGACATCGCCAGTTGAGACTGGACTGGCACCCGCACGGGTTGGCCACCTCGAACTCCAGCAcccaccagcacccaccccccatgCGAGAGCCCTCTTCCAACGGCAGTCTGGGGAGAACACCTGCGGGTTTGTGGGCGATGAGCGGGTCCCATTTACATGCAGCGCAGAATGGGGAGCAGAGTGCCGTGTAAACTCGGATGCCCGCGCCATCGGCTGCTGTctctccaccgcctgcaACATCTGGACCGCCTGTCTTCCCTACACTTCCTCCCGCCTGGCATCAAACCGTGACACAGACCGAACCATGTACTGGTATGCTCTTCCCGCCTGTTCTCACTCCTTCTTGCCTGTCCCACTAACCTCGCCCGTCTCCAGCTCCGACCTGGACGAGCCAGAATGTGCCACCTTGGTCTACGCCGACGGCGACTACAGCGGCTGGACCATTCCCCTCTGTGCAGCCACGTCTGTGGTCCTGCCCATCTTCGACATCACTTCCGGTTCCAACGGGGGTGTTACCaccggtggcggtggtgggagaagcgGTGTTGCCGGTCCCAGCGGCGTCGCCAACCCGActgatggcggcggcgttgCCAATCCGACCGACAGcgtcaacgacaacaacaacaaccgcaacCTCGACACCGCCAACTCTAACGGCAAGACCCCCGAGGAAGCCGTGGCTTCGACGGTGAACACTGCCTTGATCGTTGGCGCGGTAGTCGGTGGTATCAGTACGTTCTCCCCCCAGTCCCTCCCACTTGACCTGCTTCCTGTTTTTCTGTTCCCCTTTCCAAGTGCTCATAACTAATCTACCATCGATTCTTGCGCACAGGCTTCCTAGCAATGGTaggcatcatcatcttcctcatcatctacTGCGGCCGCCGCAAGAAGAGAAACCAGGAACTCCGCCTCCAGCAAGCAGGCCAGTCAACCACCattgctggtgctggtgctggtgacgGTGATACCGCTCCTCCAAACtttgctccccctcctcagcagcaaatGTCCACCGTCCCAGATGGCGCACCGCCGATGGGATTCGCCCAGGGAGCCTACTCCTATTATGGAGATAACAAGCCGGCCATGCAGGAGAGCGTCACGCCGGTTACCAGTGTGGCGCACGTGACGCCCACGGGAACGCCAGCGCCGGGATAcactgctgttgctggacagcatcagcaacaacaacagcaacagcagcagtgggGATCTCCTCCGGCGCCGGTGTCGCCTCAGTTCACGGGGCAGATGGGGAATCAGCAGCCGGCGATGCCAGTTTCACCACAGGTGACGGGATATGGGATGTACGCAGGTCaacagccgcagccgcaacaagcacaacaacaGGCCGGGGGCTATTTCCCGAGCAATGCCGTCGAGCTGAGCACGCAGAGGGGTGATGGGCAGGTGCATGAGGTTCAGTAGAGGACAGCGAGTCAATCGACGAGCATGCCGTGGATGTGTACATGATTATGATGAGTGAAGGGGATGATCTTAGGAAGGAAGTcagtatatatatattattcTTGCTGGGACTTGGGTTGGGAATACCTAGATACACGATCCTAATAACAGCGGCGCTTTTTGCTTCAATAGAGTGTTTCGTTGCAACAGTGCTTCTGATGTTGTTCGTTTCCCCCTTTCGACCTTGTTCTGCCATACAATCACGTTTGGTGAGTCCTAGCTGCATATTTTCCATCATTGCTTGGCTCTCAAGCGGCTCGGGGAAGCTGATCAAAATCATGCCTCATCCCCAATCGCAAGCTGTGCCTTTGCCAAGTGCGGCACTGTCGAGTCCCCAAAATGTTACGTGCTGAGTAAGAGTATCGTGACGGCTCTCATAGTGCCAAGGTGCCCCTGAGCAAACAACCGTCCGGTGGTAGAAATTGCCAGGCCGACGCTCCTCTTAAGAAGGTCTAGTTGTGGTTGTAGTCTGCCAACGGGTTGGTTGGGATACCGGGTAATTCAGCAAATATCAACGGCTGAGTGCCCTTTGTCGGCGTGGCGAGGGCATGCATCGCGAACGGCGGCGAGATAGGTAGATGAGAAGGCGGTGGTTCGGTAAACCTCTCCGGCGATTGGTACAAAGAGACGAGCTCCCAGGCATGTCGTCTGTTTggatcatcatcaaagacaGCAAAGTTCCTCAATTTGTCGAAGATAGTCCACCTCGCTACCTTCATTTCCCTGCTGGGCTTCGACGGCACCAGGCTGGCCCGCCATCCCCTCGCTGCCCAACTACAGCCTTGTTTGAGGCGACAACCTCAACTGGTCGGTCGGCTCGAGCGTCAGCTGCAACCCGAGCAACGGGTGGGAGGTGTTCAGGCGGTCCCGgttcaacaacgacaacgatgAGGCACAAGAGCACCGCGACCACACGAACAATATGCGACAGTTGGGCAGCGGGGAgctcgacatcatccccacCAAGGAGAGCGGCATCTGGTGCTCGGACCGTCTGCACCAGCCAAATATAAGGTGCTGTGGCCTGCATTCTGGGCTCTGGGACACACGGCATCAGGGAGGGCGTGAAGTGGCCCAAGTGTGGAGAGTGGTATGGGACCGGCGACAGAACGGGGGGCTTGGGTCGGCGGTGAGAGTCAGATATGTCGGAGTATGAGTCTATTTGATAGGTACGGGGGTGAGTCACCCGGCGAAACGTGGAATTGGCGGCTGGTCCGAGTGTACCCCTTCCAAGTGTGCGGTGGGGGTACCTTATTTTTAGTTCTATACCTTATAAAAATCAGCTCGCAGATGGTTCAATGAAGTTTGCTCTGGACATCACCCCCATAAGATACATCATGTCGGACTGCTTCTTTCTCACGCGGCCCCCCCGTGAGATCCGTGATCTCATCTACCACAAGTACCTCTTTTGCCGACCAGGGCTATGTGTTCGAATCGGGGGCAGGCAAGCTGAGGCTGAAGCACTCTGGTGAGCCCATCAATCTGTGCCTGGATAAACTTGAGGCAAGCTGCCCCGGTGCAAGTCGTCTGTGGCCGTTTGTCTGATGGAATGAGCGAGAGCGCAAATGGCGAGTCTCCCCTGAGCTCGCCCGTCCCCTGGGGTCGTCTGTCCCGTGTGTGTATCACAAAGCGACCCAACAGGCCACtccgatggtgatgatgactcGGATGACGACAACATTCCACCCGATGAGTATCGGAACCCAAACGGACGATATCTCAGCGGATTGTCCAAAGACTTCTGGGTCGAGGCCGCCAGCAATGCCCAGTTTCGCTTCTCGGCAGCCGCGTCTGCTATTCACTTACTAACCCAGATGCCACTTCAGGAGCATCATTCTCGATGAGGATGCCGAGTCCAGTCCTTTTCTTCAGAAGCCATGCCCGGGGTTTAACCCCCTTCTGCTTGGAAACCCAGCCCTTCGGCCCCTGGGGCAACGTGTTGCTTGGAGCAGGCTACGGTAATGTGTGGTTTCCAACAGATAACTGGGTTTCTCTTTTCCAGTTCCCCCGCTTAGATCTCGCCCATCGTCCCGATCTCGTCGCTCAGGTGGCCCCATTATCTGATTGCGCACGCCTGAGCCCGAACTGGATCTCTGACTCCCTATCGTTCTGGCTAGCAGAAGCCCTGGTTCTCTGCGACGCCGGGATGTCCAGCAATGTTTACTCGTTGACATTGGACGCTGGCCCGATGCGCGAAACAACCAGCTACATCTTTCACGACGTGGTGCACAGGGACGACGCCTGCCAGCGTGCCGCGTGGACCCAGTTCGGTCTTGAGTCCGACGACAGCGATTTGGCAGCCCTCTGCCGGGCGGGCCAGCACCCATCCATGCAATCTCTAAACAGAATCACTCAAGTTTACAAGTGCGCCGGCTTCACAGAAGCTCTCGCTGCGCTAGCTTCCGGTACCTCTTCTCGGGGTGTCCGCTTTGGCGGCAATTCGATGCCGGTACGCCCTGGAGCGCCGTAGAAGTCGACGCTCTTGTCGAGAAACACAGCAAACTCGATGGCGATGAGTGGTAGAAACGTATTTTGACAGGGCAGATCACCCCATGTTTGTTGACCCCGAAAAAAGGGTACCAAACGGTCCCGTCGTACCCCAAGTTCTTTGATCACTTTTTACAAATGTCGTGGTCGATCGAACCCTGCCTTGTCGTGTGTGTATCGACAACAATCCGTACGTACTAGACACGAACtgggaagacgacgacgactgatgttggcggtgggTGTGTATAACACGGAGGATTAGGTGGATGGATACATTGGTGTAACTtgcctaccttaccttaGGTAGATAAAATTTACCAGCATGTGTTGCCATGTGGTGAACACCCAGACTCTCATTTTGAGAGAATCCAATGGTGTTTCTGGGAGACATACTGCCAAAATCGGAGGAAgatttcttcttcatttCTACATTCACAACCCTAAACCTTCCAATGAATCTAAAGTTTATAAGGCCGatagaaaataaaaatcgaaAATTAAACGGGCTGTAGACAATATAGGTATTTTTGTATATTAGTTTGGGGTGtggccacaggcctgagggtatgagtaaggaagtggggctctcgGAGGATTcgggttcaggggtcatgta from Podospora bellae-mahoneyi strain CBS 112042 chromosome 4, whole genome shotgun sequence harbors:
- a CDS encoding hypothetical protein (EggNog:ENOG503NYBH; COG:S); translation: MNLPIIRCCTGPSDGVFNHHACPNHQLVMDSIPADAHTREVFYVGGEYVDDGTGNETVYGQVYVEHLVPVRKPLQKYPIIFIPGSSRTGIDFLTTPANNDNNTNSPTQQSWSSHFLSLSHELYLIDPPFRGRSPWHPPTHLSSSSSPSPYLTFGAAPLQKAWATPPSSTQWPDSPPAGKGSPAFDHVMRSTHPQLANLAEEQSVAQKSLAALLDKIGKPAILLAHSMGCKIAWLLADARPGLVRAIVAVEPAGPAFQMRGMGGLRKEPTVFGLTEVRLGFEPAVGEGGEGLRRRLVKPGEEGLLECWLQDDGEAGEVRKLVNLRRVEVLVVTGEGSPHRGYDWGTVEFLRQAGVEGVEHLVLRGEAGGVLGRGGGGNGHMMMLERNRGRIGEVLGDWVGRRE
- a CDS encoding hypothetical protein (EggNog:ENOG503PGDI), coding for MAVQSLRRLAAASVWLPAGVYSHIAGTERFNPTSPVETGLAPARVGHLELQHPPAPTPHARALFQRQSGENTCGFVGDERVPFTCSAEWGAECRVNSDARAIGCCLSTACNIWTACLPYTSSRLASNRDTDRTMYCSDLDEPECATLVYADGDYSGWTIPLCAATSVVLPIFDITSGSNGGVTTGGGGGRSGVAGPSGVANPTDGGGVANPTDSVNDNNNNRNLDTANSNGKTPEEAVASTVNTALIVGAVVGGISFLAMVGIIIFLIIYCGRRKKRNQELRLQQAGQSTTIAGAGAGDGDTAPPNFAPPPQQQMSTVPDGAPPMGFAQGAYSYYGDNKPAMQESVTPVTSVAHVTPTGTPAPGYTAVAGQHQQQQQQQQQWGSPPAPVSPQFTGQMGNQQPAMPVSPQVTGYGMYAGQQPQPQQAQQQAGGYFPSNAVELSTQRGDGQVHEVQ